In a genomic window of Amycolatopsis japonica:
- the ybaK gene encoding Cys-tRNA(Pro) deacylase — MAGKGTPATALLVKQKVAHVLHAYDHDPRAESYGLEAVEALGLDPARVFKTLVAEVDGKLTVGVVPVTGQLDLKALAAAAGGKKAKMADPAAAQRATGYVLGGISPLGHRSRLPVVIDSSAEKFETVHCSAGRRGLEVELAPGDLARLTGAVVAPIAG, encoded by the coding sequence ATGGCAGGCAAGGGAACCCCGGCGACGGCGCTGCTGGTGAAGCAGAAAGTGGCGCATGTTCTGCACGCCTACGACCACGACCCGCGGGCCGAGTCGTACGGCCTCGAAGCCGTCGAAGCGCTGGGGCTCGACCCCGCGCGCGTGTTCAAGACACTGGTCGCCGAGGTCGACGGGAAACTGACCGTCGGCGTGGTCCCGGTCACCGGCCAGCTGGATCTGAAGGCGCTGGCGGCCGCCGCGGGCGGGAAGAAGGCGAAGATGGCCGACCCCGCCGCCGCGCAGCGCGCGACGGGGTACGTGCTCGGCGGGATCTCGCCGCTCGGGCACCGGAGCAGGCTGCCGGTGGTGATCGACTCGTCGGCGGAGAAGTTCGAGACCGTGCACTGCTCGGCGGGACGGCGCGGGCTGGAGGTCGAACTCGCGCCCGGCGATCTGGCGCGGCTCACCGGCGCCGTGGTGGCCCCGATCGCCGGCTGA